Proteins encoded together in one Musa acuminata AAA Group cultivar baxijiao chromosome BXJ3-6, Cavendish_Baxijiao_AAA, whole genome shotgun sequence window:
- the LOC135640796 gene encoding RING-H2 finger protein ATL60-like encodes MIQTEQSVIGLGGLHLATSTGFIVAAVIVFFIFFIFVLLLCLRAKRHRDANHVFPTEPAAVVAQRPCLQAAAAIEALPSMVFRCEGYKQGVECAVCLGELSEGEEARLLIGCNHAFHLQCIDMWFCSHSTCPLCRSPVVLDTPEPANSGAESSPLSSSGCCAVVAEIAVRHEGSRHGLQ; translated from the coding sequence ATGATCCAAACGGAGCAGTCGGTGATCGGCCTTGGTGGGCTGCATCTGGCGACGAGCACAGGGTTTATAGTAGCAGCCGTAAtcgtcttcttcatcttcttcatcttcgTATTGTTGCTGTGCCTCCGCGCCAAGCGGCACCGGGACGCCAACCATGTCTTCCCCACCGAGCCTGCTGCCGTCGTCGCGCAGCGACCCTGCCTCCAAGCCGCTGCTGCCATCGAGGCGCTCCCTTCGATGGTGTTCCGCTGCGAGGGATACAAGCAGGGAGTGGAGTGCGCCGTCTGCCTTGGCGAGCTGTCGGAGGGCGAGGAAGCACGGTTACTGATCGGGTGCAACCATGCCTTCCATCTACAGTGCATCGACATGTGGTTCTGCTCCCACTCCACCTGCCCGCTCTGCCGTAGCCCGGTGGTCCTCGACACCCCCGAACCCGCCAATTCTGGCGCTGAATCATCGCCGCTTTCCTCTTCAGGCTGTTGCGCAGTGGTGGCAGAGATTGCAGTAAGACATGAAGGATCGAGACATGGATTGCAGTAA
- the LOC103987496 gene encoding E3 ubiquitin-protein ligase EL5 produces MSESEQSMGGVGRLSLRTTTGFMVAGVITCFVLFVLVFFLYLRAKRYWGAIPVSGGGSTRLALTAQQATGFDAAAIVAALPPVVLRAGDLKEGVECAVCLSELSEGEAARLLPRCGHAFHLDCIDMWFCSHSTCPVCRSSAVLEEPEKPDSVAESPRNQDYSGEQSSTSSGSFSGTPPGALVIEIPRSTVDDLQTPSSPRPASSLPEEAISTTTTATLRSLRRLLIRGSRVAAASSPRGHDVEQEGHAPISKAPTSSCH; encoded by the coding sequence ATGTCGGAATCAGAGCAGTCGATGGGAGGCGTCGGTCGGCTGTCTTTGCGGACGACCACCGGGTTCATGGTGGCCGGGGTGATCACCTGCTTCGTGCTGTTTGTCCTCGTCTTCTTTCTGTACCTCCGGGCTAAGCGGTACTGGGGCGCTATCCCGGTCTCCGGCGGCGGGAGCACCCGACTGGCGTTGACGGCCCAGCAGGCCACCGGGTTCGACGCCGCAGCCATCGTGGCGGCGCTACCTCCGGTGGTGCTCCGTGCTGGGGATTTGAAGGAGGGCGTCGAGTGCGCGGTCTGCCTCTCGGAGCTGTCGGAGGGCGAGGCGGCGCGGCTGCTGCCAAGGTGCGGCCACGCCTTCCATCTCGACTGCATCGACATGTGGTTCTGCTCCCACTCCACCTGCCCCGTCTGCCGGAGCTCGGCGGTGCTCGAGGAGCCCGAAAAGCCAGATTCCGTCGCTGAATCACCGCGCAACCAGGATTACAGCGGAGAACAGAGTTCGACTTCGTCGGGATCGTTTTCAGGGACTCCTCCGGGCGCGTTGGTGATCGAGATACCAAGAAGCACGGTGGACGATTTGCAAACTCCAAGTTCGCCACGGCCTGCGAGTAGTCTACCTGAGGAGGCCATATCGACGACGACGACTGCAACGCTGAGGTCATTGCGAAGGCTTCTGATTCGTGGGAGCAGGGTGGCCGCCGCTTCTAGTCCCAGAGGACATGACGTCGAGCAGGAGGGACATGCTCCGATCTCGAAAGCACCGACGAGTTCATGTCACTGA
- the LOC135582957 gene encoding pumilio homolog 23-like isoform X1: protein MGEEDNLSEQRKKKALKNKNHRKAHLNLSQKSSASQSPLKRKKDKKQRRGHGTASKDGTAQGSSNILKKNVKAGESSNHHQTSRQQTSSLRKIVDPETVKYFAEVANLFQKNEIDLEELPTICSNALEETRGKEVELATDMTISHTLQNLLEGCDLDRLCGFLRNSAKGFPLIATDRFGSHVAETALRSLTKHLDEEGSYSYITETLSKLCRVVITDAVSVMCSRYGSHVFRSLLCLCKGVPLDSLEEFHVSKPQAILAERLNSRPAQSGGSNSKNFQYGFPDIFKFLVSEMLNHAKDDIRSLRVNKYSSFVLQAALKLSVGDDQALSNAISILLGSDTKISEEGKFFSTSVKQEIMELLEDTASSHLLECAVFLHNIDMLRLYDMQVIVEVAPDTLYNELLTEVFKYSLFDISSHHCGNFVVQALVSSAKTKDQMDLIWKELGAKSKELLEHGKPGVVASILAACDRLQTHQHECCQALCGAVTSDLESPSCTVPHILYLESYFRDRASWKWPLDVKMHVLGCLMLQIIFRYPKQLIQPYVTSLTLMDAAQIFQTAKDAGGSRVLEAFLCSDVSAKVKLKVITKLQDQYGELALRTSSSFTVEKCFTSSNTSLKETIAAELLAVRAELSKTKHGPYLLTKLDIDGFASRPEQWKQSQASKESAYREFHAVFGSKSKPHKQNVEAPKSSLASSKKKQRHEKLSDDADAAMANSTLEFPGLEISMAKLGFPVKAKKGHKRRGTIDASGVEEPDSNKFVRSNTNTSFVMRSGKRKSSASDLADLASKSRLSAGEVQQLFKPTIKNENKQSGNEKVPFLKRQKRW from the exons ATGGGTGAAGAAGACAACTTATCCgaacaaagaaaaaagaaagcgcTTAAAAACAAAAACCATAGAAAAGCTCATCTCAACCTTTCCCAGAAGAGTTCAGCAAGCCAAAGCCCtctgaaaaggaaaaaggataaaAAACAGAGAAGAGGTCATGGCACAGCATCTAAAGATGGCACAGCTCAAGGTTCATCAAATATTCTTAAGAAAAATGTTAAAGCTGGTGAGTCTTCGAATCATCATCAAACATCAAGACAGCAAACATCCTCTCTCAG GAAAATAGTTGATCCAGAAACCGTAAAGTACTTTGCAGAAGTTGcaaatttatttcaaaaaaatgaGATCGATCTAGAGGAGCTGCCTACAATTTGTAGTAATGCTTTGGAAGAAACTAGAGGAAAAGAAGTTGAGCTCGCAACAGACATGACTATAAGTCACACTTTACAGAATCTTTTAGAAGGCTGTGATTTGGACAGACTATGTGGGTTTCTTCGAAACAGCGCAAAAGGATTTCCTTTGATTGCGACAGATAGATTTGGATCCCATGTGGCTGAGACAGCACTCAGGTCTCTCACGAAGCATCTAGATGAAGAAGGTTCTTATTCTTATATTACTGAGACACTCTCTAAGCTGTGTCGG GTGGTGATTACTGATGCCGTGAGTGTGATGTGCAGTCGTTATGGCTCTCATgtctttcgaagtcttctctgtcTTTGCAAAGGAGTTCCATTAGACTCCTTGGAAGAGTTTCATGTTAGCAAGCCACAAGCCATTCTTGCTGAGCGGTTGAATAGTAGACCTGCTCAGTCAGGTGGAAGCAATTCTAAGAACTTTCAATATGGTTTTCCAGATATATTCAAGTTTCTTGTTAGCGAAATGTTAAACCATGCAAAGGATGATATTAGATCTCTGAGAGTCAACAAGTACAGCAGTTTTGTTTTGCAG GCTGCATTGAAATTGTCAGTCGGGGATGATCAAGCTTTGTCAAATGCAATCTCAATCCTTCTTGGTAGTGACACAAAGATTAGTGAAGAAGGAAAATTTTTTAGTACTTCAGTTAAGCAAGAAATTATGGAGCTACTTGAAGATACTGCATCCAGCCATCTCTTGGAG TGTGCTGTATTCTTGCACAACATAGACATGTTAAGGCTTTATGATATGCAGGTCATTGTTGAAGTTGCACCAGACACTCTGTACAATGAGTTACTTACTGAAGTGTTCAAATATTCGCTATTTGACATCTCATCCCATCACTGTGGAAACTTTGTTGTGCAAGCACTAGTATCTTCAGCAAAAACTAAGGATCAG ATGGACTTGATTTGGAAGGAGCTTGGTGCAAAATCTAAGGAGTTACTCGAACATGGGAAGCCAGGAGTAGTGGCTTCAATCTTAGCTGCATGTGATCGACTTCAGACCCATCAGCATGAg TGTTGTCAAGCCCTTTGTGGTGCAGTAACTTCAGATTTAGAGTCTCCAAGCTGCACTGTTCCACATATACTATATCTTGAGAGCTACTTCAGGGATAGGGCCAGTTGGAAATGGCCTCTTGATGTTAAGATGCATGTATTGGGTTGCTTGATGTTACAAATCATTTTTAGATATCCTAAA CAATTGATTCAGCCTTATGTCACAAGTCTTACATTGATGGATGCCGCTCAGATCTTTCAAACTGCCAAAGATGCAGGAGGAAGTCGTGTTCTTGAGGCTTTTCTCTGTTCGGATGTTTCTGCAAAGGTGAAGCTTAAAGTTATCACCAA ACTGCAAGATCAGTATGGGGAACTTGCATTGAGGACTTCCAGCTCATTCACCGTTGAGAAGTGCTTTACTTCTAGTAACACATCCTTAAAAGAGACTATAGCAGCAGAGTTGCTGGCTGTGCGTGCTGAACTCTCGAAGACAAAGCATGGTCCATATTTGCTGACGAAGCTAGATATTGATGG ATTTGCAAGTAGACCCGAGCAATGGAAGCAAAGCCAAGCATCAAAAGAAAGTGCCTACAGAGAGTTCCATGCTGTATTTGGTTCCAAGAGTAAACCTCATAAGCAAAATGTTGAAGCACCTAAATCATCTCTGGCATCCTCCAAGAAAAAACAAAGACATGAGAAGTTGAGTGATGATGCTGATGCTGCAATGGCAAATTCAACACTGGAATTCCCTGGCCTTGAGATCTCAATGGCCAAACTGGGGTTCCCTGTTAAGGCAAAAAAAGGACACAAGAGACGAGGTACCATTGATGCATCTGGTGTAGAAGAACCTGATAGCAACAAATTTGTTAGAAGCAACACAAACACCTCATTTGTAATGAGATCCGGGAAGAGAAAATCTTCTGCATCTGATCTTGCTGATCTAGCCAGCAAGTCAAGGCTGAGCGCAGGAGAAGTTCAGCAGCTTTTTAAACCAACAATTAAGAATGAAAATAAACAGTCTGGGAATGAGAAGGTACCTTTTCTGAAGAGGCAAAAGAGGTGGTGA
- the LOC135582957 gene encoding pumilio homolog 23-like isoform X2, producing MGEEDNLSEQRKKKALKNKNHRKAHLNLSQKSSASQSPLKRKKDKKQRRGHGTASKDGTAQGSSNILKKNVKAGESSNHHQTSRQQTSSLRKIVDPETVKYFAEVANLFQKNEIDLEELPTICSNALEETRGKEVELATDMTISHTLQNLLEGCDLDRLCGFLRNSAKGFPLIATDRFGSHVAETALRSLTKHLDEEGSYSYITETLSKLCRVVITDAVSVMCSRYGSHVFRSLLCLCKGVPLDSLEEFHVSKPQAILAERLNSRPAQSGGSNSKNFQYGFPDIFKFLVSEMLNHAKDDIRSLRVNKYSSFVLQAALKLSVGDDQALSNAISILLGSDTKISEEGKFFSTSVKQEIMELLEDTASSHLLEVIVEVAPDTLYNELLTEVFKYSLFDISSHHCGNFVVQALVSSAKTKDQMDLIWKELGAKSKELLEHGKPGVVASILAACDRLQTHQHECCQALCGAVTSDLESPSCTVPHILYLESYFRDRASWKWPLDVKMHVLGCLMLQIIFRYPKQLIQPYVTSLTLMDAAQIFQTAKDAGGSRVLEAFLCSDVSAKVKLKVITKLQDQYGELALRTSSSFTVEKCFTSSNTSLKETIAAELLAVRAELSKTKHGPYLLTKLDIDGFASRPEQWKQSQASKESAYREFHAVFGSKSKPHKQNVEAPKSSLASSKKKQRHEKLSDDADAAMANSTLEFPGLEISMAKLGFPVKAKKGHKRRGTIDASGVEEPDSNKFVRSNTNTSFVMRSGKRKSSASDLADLASKSRLSAGEVQQLFKPTIKNENKQSGNEKVPFLKRQKRW from the exons ATGGGTGAAGAAGACAACTTATCCgaacaaagaaaaaagaaagcgcTTAAAAACAAAAACCATAGAAAAGCTCATCTCAACCTTTCCCAGAAGAGTTCAGCAAGCCAAAGCCCtctgaaaaggaaaaaggataaaAAACAGAGAAGAGGTCATGGCACAGCATCTAAAGATGGCACAGCTCAAGGTTCATCAAATATTCTTAAGAAAAATGTTAAAGCTGGTGAGTCTTCGAATCATCATCAAACATCAAGACAGCAAACATCCTCTCTCAG GAAAATAGTTGATCCAGAAACCGTAAAGTACTTTGCAGAAGTTGcaaatttatttcaaaaaaatgaGATCGATCTAGAGGAGCTGCCTACAATTTGTAGTAATGCTTTGGAAGAAACTAGAGGAAAAGAAGTTGAGCTCGCAACAGACATGACTATAAGTCACACTTTACAGAATCTTTTAGAAGGCTGTGATTTGGACAGACTATGTGGGTTTCTTCGAAACAGCGCAAAAGGATTTCCTTTGATTGCGACAGATAGATTTGGATCCCATGTGGCTGAGACAGCACTCAGGTCTCTCACGAAGCATCTAGATGAAGAAGGTTCTTATTCTTATATTACTGAGACACTCTCTAAGCTGTGTCGG GTGGTGATTACTGATGCCGTGAGTGTGATGTGCAGTCGTTATGGCTCTCATgtctttcgaagtcttctctgtcTTTGCAAAGGAGTTCCATTAGACTCCTTGGAAGAGTTTCATGTTAGCAAGCCACAAGCCATTCTTGCTGAGCGGTTGAATAGTAGACCTGCTCAGTCAGGTGGAAGCAATTCTAAGAACTTTCAATATGGTTTTCCAGATATATTCAAGTTTCTTGTTAGCGAAATGTTAAACCATGCAAAGGATGATATTAGATCTCTGAGAGTCAACAAGTACAGCAGTTTTGTTTTGCAG GCTGCATTGAAATTGTCAGTCGGGGATGATCAAGCTTTGTCAAATGCAATCTCAATCCTTCTTGGTAGTGACACAAAGATTAGTGAAGAAGGAAAATTTTTTAGTACTTCAGTTAAGCAAGAAATTATGGAGCTACTTGAAGATACTGCATCCAGCCATCTCTTGGAG GTCATTGTTGAAGTTGCACCAGACACTCTGTACAATGAGTTACTTACTGAAGTGTTCAAATATTCGCTATTTGACATCTCATCCCATCACTGTGGAAACTTTGTTGTGCAAGCACTAGTATCTTCAGCAAAAACTAAGGATCAG ATGGACTTGATTTGGAAGGAGCTTGGTGCAAAATCTAAGGAGTTACTCGAACATGGGAAGCCAGGAGTAGTGGCTTCAATCTTAGCTGCATGTGATCGACTTCAGACCCATCAGCATGAg TGTTGTCAAGCCCTTTGTGGTGCAGTAACTTCAGATTTAGAGTCTCCAAGCTGCACTGTTCCACATATACTATATCTTGAGAGCTACTTCAGGGATAGGGCCAGTTGGAAATGGCCTCTTGATGTTAAGATGCATGTATTGGGTTGCTTGATGTTACAAATCATTTTTAGATATCCTAAA CAATTGATTCAGCCTTATGTCACAAGTCTTACATTGATGGATGCCGCTCAGATCTTTCAAACTGCCAAAGATGCAGGAGGAAGTCGTGTTCTTGAGGCTTTTCTCTGTTCGGATGTTTCTGCAAAGGTGAAGCTTAAAGTTATCACCAA ACTGCAAGATCAGTATGGGGAACTTGCATTGAGGACTTCCAGCTCATTCACCGTTGAGAAGTGCTTTACTTCTAGTAACACATCCTTAAAAGAGACTATAGCAGCAGAGTTGCTGGCTGTGCGTGCTGAACTCTCGAAGACAAAGCATGGTCCATATTTGCTGACGAAGCTAGATATTGATGG ATTTGCAAGTAGACCCGAGCAATGGAAGCAAAGCCAAGCATCAAAAGAAAGTGCCTACAGAGAGTTCCATGCTGTATTTGGTTCCAAGAGTAAACCTCATAAGCAAAATGTTGAAGCACCTAAATCATCTCTGGCATCCTCCAAGAAAAAACAAAGACATGAGAAGTTGAGTGATGATGCTGATGCTGCAATGGCAAATTCAACACTGGAATTCCCTGGCCTTGAGATCTCAATGGCCAAACTGGGGTTCCCTGTTAAGGCAAAAAAAGGACACAAGAGACGAGGTACCATTGATGCATCTGGTGTAGAAGAACCTGATAGCAACAAATTTGTTAGAAGCAACACAAACACCTCATTTGTAATGAGATCCGGGAAGAGAAAATCTTCTGCATCTGATCTTGCTGATCTAGCCAGCAAGTCAAGGCTGAGCGCAGGAGAAGTTCAGCAGCTTTTTAAACCAACAATTAAGAATGAAAATAAACAGTCTGGGAATGAGAAGGTACCTTTTCTGAAGAGGCAAAAGAGGTGGTGA
- the LOC135640175 gene encoding pectinesterase-like, protein MSNLYDAQHSESRNHDRKERRMKLVLAGASASLLLLLVVGAVATSNYEDSGNSNLNTRAMHSSSKSVKMICSSTDYQRACESSMSKVVTSDTSDPKVLLKAAVTVVLDEVSKAFAHSKLLKSNDSRVRGAVEDCQQLYENSKAEINATLQSIVASGIDHLPSRSHDMRTWLSAVMTYQQTCIDGFPEGEVKTKMHEAMKSSKELTSNALAMIGQASSFLSLINLPGSNRRLLSASEEHEAVTSGLKKNGYPSWVGEDDRRMLKEHLRVKLTPNVTVAKDGSGKYKTISEALAAMPKKHKGRYVIYIKAGVYEETVNVTKKMANVTMYGDGSTRTIVTGSRNYIDGTRTFQTATFVAMGDRFVAMAMGFRNTAGAAKHQAVALRVVSDRSVFVNCRMEAYQDTLYAHTNRQFYRGCVIAGTVDFIFGDASAVFQNCLLVVRRPLPNQQNIITAQGRLNRRETTGFVLHQCRIKADNRLNDASLPPIRSYLARPWKEFSRTIIMESQIDGFIHAEGYMPWEGDFALSTLYYGEYNNDGPGANASGRVTWPGVHVIKKEEAERYTVENFIQGSSWIPATGSLVRLGLRS, encoded by the exons ATGTCGAACTTGTACGACGCCCAGCACTCGGAAAGCCGGAACCATGACCGCAAGGAGCGTCGGATGAAGCTCGTGCTCGCCGGTGCCTCCGCCTCCCTGCTGCTTCTTCTCGTGGTGGGCGCCGTCGCCACCAGCAACTACGAAGACAGCGGCAACTCCAACCTCAACACCCGGGCGATGCACTCATCGTCCAAGTCGGTGAAGATGATCTGCTCCTCCACCGACTACCAGCGGGCATGCGAGTCAAGCATGTCGAAGGTCGTCACCTCCGACACCTCCGACCCCAAGGTGCTGCTAAAGGCGGCTGTCACCGTGGTGCTCGACGAGGTAAGCAAGGCCTTCGCGCACTCCAAGCTGCTCAAGAGCAACGACAGCCGGGTGCGCGGGGCGGTGGAGGACTGCCAGCAGCTGTATGAAAACTCCAAGGCGGAGATCAACGCCACGCTGCAGAGCATCGTGGCCAGCGGCATCGACCACCTGCCGAGCCGGTCGCACGACATGCGCACATGGCTCAGCGCGGTGATGACGTACCAGCAGACGTGCATCGACGGCTTTCCCGAGGGGGAGGTGAAGACGAAGATGCACGAGGCGATGAAGAGCAGCAAGGAGCTGACGAGCAACGCGCTCGCCATGATCGGTCAGGCGTCCAGTTTCCTGTCGCTAATCAACCTCCCCGGGTCGAACCGCCGCCTCCTGTCGGCATCGGAGGAGCATGAGGCGGTGACGTCGGGCCTGAAGAAGAACGGCTACCCCTCGTGGGTCGGGGAAGACGACCGGCGAATGCTCAAGGAACACTTAAGGGTCAAGCTCACGCCGAACGTGACGGTGGCCAAGGATGGGAGTGGGAAGTACAAGACCATTTCCGAGGCCCTCGCTGCAATGCCCAAAAAACACAAAGGCAG GTACGTGATCTATATCAAAGCAGGGGTCTACGAGGAAACTGTGAATGTGACGAAGAAGATGGCCAACGTGACGATGTATGGCGATGGCTCCACCAGGACGATCGTCACGGGAAGCAGGAATTATATTGATGGGACGAGGACTTTTCAGACCGCAACATTTG TGGCGATGGGCGACAGGTTCGTGGCCATGGCGATGGGGTTCCGCAACACGGCCGGCGCAGCGAAGCACCAGGCGGTGGCGCTGCGGGTGGTGTCGGACCGATCCGTGTTCGTCAACTGCCGGATGGAGGCGTACCAGGACACCCTCTACGCCCACACCAACCGGCAATTCTACCGTGGCTGCGTCATCGCCGGCACCGTCGATTTCATCTTCGGGGACGCCTCCGCCGTCTTCCAGAACTGCCTCCTCGTCGTCCGCCGCCCCCTCCCCAACCAGCAGAACATCATCACCGCCCAGGGCCGGCTCAACCGCCGCGAGACCACCGGGTTCGTCCTCCACCAGTGCCGCATCAAGGCCGACAACCGTCTCAATGACGCCTCCCTCCCTCCCATCCGGAGCTACCTGGCCCGGCCGTGGAAGGAGTTCTCCAGGACCATCATCATGGAGTCGCAGATCGACGGGTTCATCCACGCCGAGGGCTACATGCCGTGGGAAGGCGACTTCGCCCTCAGCACACTCTACTACGGCGAGTACAACAACGACGGCCCCGGCGCCAACGCCAGCGGCCGTGTGACGTGGCCTGGCGTCCATGTGATCAAGAAGGAGGAAGCCGAGAGGTACACCGTCGAGAACTTCATACAAGGCTCGAGCTGGATTCCGGCGACGGGGTCGCTGGTTCGCCTGGGCCTGCGCTCCTGA